Proteins from one Telopea speciosissima isolate NSW1024214 ecotype Mountain lineage chromosome 1, Tspe_v1, whole genome shotgun sequence genomic window:
- the LOC122658054 gene encoding protein LPA2-like gives MELPIHSSCFVKRHTPSLLRPRLQFPTQISLTVRVESSAQDESTNEGIEESSFLAPPKKSTEAGLGFGSSSPSNGKLREKEGTVSNKRKGKRNSERASSIIRLSPVEKPAFLSQQQGESQSEEQNRNESAFLLTWLGLGSLFLVEGILLAASGFLPEAWDQFFVKYLYPSFTPTVFLFVGGTVTYGVLKYLQTEEKKS, from the exons ATGGAGCTACCTATCCACTCTTCTTGTTTCGTGAAAAGACACACACCATCTCTTCTCCGTCCGCGTCTGCAATTCCCCACCCAAATCAGTCTTACAGTGAGGGTTGAATCATCAGCACAAGATGAGAGTACAaatgaaggaattgaagagagTTCCTTTTTGGCTCCTCCCAAGAAATCAACTGAAGCAGGACTTGGCTtcggttcttcttctccttctaatggTAAACTCAGAGAAAAAGAGGGTACTGTAAGTAATAAAAGGAAGGGTAAGAGAAATAGTGAGAGGGCTTCTTCTATAATTCGTCTATCCCCAGTAGAGAAACCCGCTTTTCTCTCCCAGCAGCAGGGAGAATCTCAGTCCGAGGAGCAGAACAGGAACGAGAGCGCTTTTCTACTCACTTGGTTGGGTCTCGGTTCCCTTTTCCTCGTCGAGGGTATTCTTCTTGCAGCATCTG GTTTCCTGCCAGAAGCATGGGATCAATTTTTCGTGAAATATCTGTACCCATCCTTCACTCCAACAGTTTTCTTGTTTGTGGGTGGTACAGTCACATATGGAGTTTTGAAGTACTTACAGACtgaggaaaagaaaagttga